In one window of Solanum pennellii chromosome 2, SPENNV200 DNA:
- the LOC107009192 gene encoding E3 ubiquitin-protein ligase DIS1-like isoform X2 — protein MTTVSSYFDDLRCQPEVIHPPQNEDCMDIGEHMNEPAQHTAKPNVTVSSSVRELLECPVCLNAMYPPIHQCSNGHTLCSGCKPRVHNRCPTCRHELGNIRCLALEKVAASLELPCKYQSFGCIGIIPYYSKLKHESQCSFRPYNCPYAGSDCTVIGDIPYIVAHLKDDHKVDMHMGSTFNHRYVKSKPHEVENATWMLTVFSCFGQYFCLHFEAFQLGMAPVYIAFLRFMGDDETAKNFSYSLEVGGNGRKLIWQGVPRSIRDSHRKVRDSFDGLIIQRNMALFFSGGDRKELKLRVTGRIWKEQ, from the exons ATGACAACTGTAAGTTCTTATTTTGATGACTTGCGATGTCAACCTGAGGTCATTCATCCTCCACAAAACGAAGACTGCATGGACATTGGTGAACATATGAATGAGCCTGCTCAACATACAGCAAAACCTAATGTGACTGTTTCCAGTAGTGTTCGTGAATTATTGGAATGCCCTGTATGCTTAAATGCTATGTATCCACCCATCCATCAG TGTTCCAACGGTCACACACTGTGTTCTGGTTGCAAACCTAGGGTTCATAATCGCTGTCCAACATGTCGGCATGAACTTGGTAATATCCGATGTCTTGCGTTGGAGAAGGTGGCTGCATCTCTTGAACTCCCATGTAAATACCAGAGCTTTGGATGCATAGGCATCATTCCTTACTACAGCAAGCTAAAGCATGAGTCTCAATGCTCCTTCAGACCCTATAATTGTCCCTATGCGGGATCAGACTGCACTGTCATTGGTGACATACCATATATAGTTGCCCATCTAAAAGATGATCACAAAGTTGACATGCACATGGGCAGTACTTTCAACCATcgctatgtgaagtcaaaaccCCATGAAGTGGAAAATGCTACATGGATGCTCACA GTTTTCAGTTGCTTTGGTCAGTACTTCTGTTTACACTTTGAAGCATTTCAACTTGGAATGGCACCagtttatattgcatttttacGGTTCATGGGTGATGATGAAACAGCAAAGAACTTTAGCTACAGTCTTGAAGTAGGAGGCAACGGAAGGAAGCTGATTTGGCAAGGGGTACCTAGAAGCATCAGGGACAGTCACCGTAAGGTTCGAGACAGTTTTGATGGCCTCATCATTCAACGTAATATGGCGCTCTTCTTTTCTGGTGGAGACCGGAAAGAACTGAAGCTCAGAGTTACTGGTAGGATATGGAAAGAACAATGA
- the LOC107010035 gene encoding uncharacterized protein LOC107010035 has translation MDDICEAVGTEISYPCLVFSHGMYTQKQTFYSILNGRYDTKIIPKMQSKEICYSDHGWVLLHDYISNRYSLLNMITMNEEIQLPHLPDPVVAYNCKIFTSSPSDSNCRIMFIDGYSERCIMSCNTSDNDRFVKHYFKIMGDDDNYDHLYVAIYMNGKIYGLTLRCYGLVVADDHDMMNNSSSCMTIRFHKLIQESSPSKTFSSFLTSPYLTECNGDLLLVSVSFFTHNENVTGIRLFREDLSTKAWTEVKSIGDHHAIFLDKMRAFSFSNCGADIKGNCIYFVETDDRSLYTYSLEDQSITMTLPCHISATFTTSESDDSLWISIPPITNNKNLII, from the coding sequence ATGGATGATATTTGTGAAGCTGTTGGTACAGAAATATCATATCCTTGCCTTGTTTTTTCACATGGAATGTATACACAGAAGCAAACATTCTACAGCATATTAAATGGTCGTTACGACACTAAAATCATCCCAAAAATGCAATCGAAAGAGATATGCTACTCTGATCACGGATGGGTACTATTACATGACTATATATCCAACAGATATTCTCTTTTGAATATGATTACGATGAATGAGGAGATTCAACTTCCACACTTACCAGACCCAGTGGTGGCTTACAATTGCAAAATTTTTACTTCATCACCATCTGATTCCAATTGTCGAATCATGTTCATTGATGGTTATTCAGAGCGTTGCATCATGTCATGCAATACTAGTGATAATGATCGTTTTGTCAAACATTACTTCAAAATCATGGGCGATGATGATAATTATGATCATCTGTATGTAGCAATCTATATGAATGGAAAGATTTACGGCTTAACCTTACGGTGTTATGGACTGGTCGTTGCTGATGATCATGATATGATGAACAATTCTAGTAGTTGTATGACTATTCGATTCCACAAACTAATACAAGAATCGTCCCCTAGTAAAACATTTTCATCATTCCTAACGTCTCCTTACTTGACGGAATGCAATGGAGATCTATTACTCGTCTCGGTGTCATTTTTCACTCATAACGAAAATGTCACTGGAATCAGACTTTTCCGAGAGGACCTTTCAACCAAGGCTTGGACAGAGGTGAAAAGCATAGGTGATCACCATGCAATTTTTCTAGACAAAATGCGtgctttttccttttcaaactGTGGTGCGGATATCAAAGGAAATTGCATCTATTTCGTAGAGACGGATGATAGAAGCCTCTACACTTATTCCTTGGAAGATCAGAGCATTACCATGACTTTACCTTGCCATATTTCTGCTACATTTACTACTTCAGAATCTGATGATAGTCTCTGGATCTCTATTCCTCCCATCACCAACAAcaagaatttaattatttaa
- the LOC107009192 gene encoding E3 ubiquitin-protein ligase DIS1-like isoform X1, giving the protein MEYSAYAGINSITRAMTTVSSYFDDLRCQPEVIHPPQNEDCMDIGEHMNEPAQHTAKPNVTVSSSVRELLECPVCLNAMYPPIHQCSNGHTLCSGCKPRVHNRCPTCRHELGNIRCLALEKVAASLELPCKYQSFGCIGIIPYYSKLKHESQCSFRPYNCPYAGSDCTVIGDIPYIVAHLKDDHKVDMHMGSTFNHRYVKSKPHEVENATWMLTVFSCFGQYFCLHFEAFQLGMAPVYIAFLRFMGDDETAKNFSYSLEVGGNGRKLIWQGVPRSIRDSHRKVRDSFDGLIIQRNMALFFSGGDRKELKLRVTGRIWKEQ; this is encoded by the exons ATGGAATACTCGGCATATGCAGGGATTAACAGCATCACAAGAGCAATGACAACTGTAAGTTCTTATTTTGATGACTTGCGATGTCAACCTGAGGTCATTCATCCTCCACAAAACGAAGACTGCATGGACATTGGTGAACATATGAATGAGCCTGCTCAACATACAGCAAAACCTAATGTGACTGTTTCCAGTAGTGTTCGTGAATTATTGGAATGCCCTGTATGCTTAAATGCTATGTATCCACCCATCCATCAG TGTTCCAACGGTCACACACTGTGTTCTGGTTGCAAACCTAGGGTTCATAATCGCTGTCCAACATGTCGGCATGAACTTGGTAATATCCGATGTCTTGCGTTGGAGAAGGTGGCTGCATCTCTTGAACTCCCATGTAAATACCAGAGCTTTGGATGCATAGGCATCATTCCTTACTACAGCAAGCTAAAGCATGAGTCTCAATGCTCCTTCAGACCCTATAATTGTCCCTATGCGGGATCAGACTGCACTGTCATTGGTGACATACCATATATAGTTGCCCATCTAAAAGATGATCACAAAGTTGACATGCACATGGGCAGTACTTTCAACCATcgctatgtgaagtcaaaaccCCATGAAGTGGAAAATGCTACATGGATGCTCACA GTTTTCAGTTGCTTTGGTCAGTACTTCTGTTTACACTTTGAAGCATTTCAACTTGGAATGGCACCagtttatattgcatttttacGGTTCATGGGTGATGATGAAACAGCAAAGAACTTTAGCTACAGTCTTGAAGTAGGAGGCAACGGAAGGAAGCTGATTTGGCAAGGGGTACCTAGAAGCATCAGGGACAGTCACCGTAAGGTTCGAGACAGTTTTGATGGCCTCATCATTCAACGTAATATGGCGCTCTTCTTTTCTGGTGGAGACCGGAAAGAACTGAAGCTCAGAGTTACTGGTAGGATATGGAAAGAACAATGA